Within Methanobacterium formicicum DSM 3637, the genomic segment AAAGCATACAAATCACTCTCTGAGATTGAAAATCCTCGTATTTTAGATGTTGGGTGTGGAACAGGAGTTCCAACAGTAGAACTGGCCAGAATATCTGGAGGGAATATCACTGCCCTGGATGATAATGAAAACTCATTGAATATGTTAAAAGCCAAGATAAAAGCCTGGGAATTGGATAAAAAGGTGACAGTACTTAATGATTCAATTTTCACCATGGATGTCCCTGATGAAAGCTTTGATATTATCTGGGCAGAAGGTTCAGTATTTGTAATGGGCTTTGAAAATAGTATAAAAAACTGGCGCCGCTTCCTAAAAAGTGATGGATTTTTAGTAATTCATGATGATAGTAAAGATAAGGATAAAAAGCTTGAACTGGTTAAAAAGCATGGGTACCGGCTCATTGATGAATTTGAATTATCACACCAGGTGTGGTCGGATGAATACTATAAACCATTAGAACAGCTGATTAAAACTTTTAAAGATAAGCAACCTGATGATCAAAATCTTATAAATGAACTGAACAAGGACCAAATAGAAATTGATCAAAGTTTTTCTTCGGTGATGGCCAGTTCTTTAATAATTATTATTCAAAAGACGTGAACATTTGAAATTCTAAGTTCAATAAGGCTTATAAAATGGCCATATCAATTAATTAACATAGATATTTATTAACTAGATTATTTAACAAAGATACTCTTCAATTTTTCCGGTGTAGTCATTTGCTTTTTCCACAATTGGGCCTTTAACCGCCAGAACAAAGGCTATATTACTTCCCCTGATTGACAGTAATTTATCATTTTCCTTGATATTAAAACAACTAGCAGTTTTTGGAGGTAGTTTGATGACTCCTTCTTTATTTATATTAACCCAACAGTAGTGTAGGTTCTTTCATTGTAGTACGAAGAACCAAATCTATCTACTGATTATTTTATAATTTCATCTCCGAATTCACCGGTTTTGATTTTAACTTTATTTAAGAAGGGTTTTATCTTATTAGCGATTATTAAAAGCTCTTTTTGAGTGGTGTTGGGGATGTCTTTTAGTTTTTCATCGAAAACCACACGATTTCTAAACTGCTGGATGGTGTAAAGATCGCAGGTAATCTCCTTTGCAATTTCTTCCATATCTGCGGTACTCATCAGTGATGGTACGTAGGTGGTTCTGCACTCCAGGTAACAATCGGCATCATATGCAATTTCCATACTCTTTTTAACCAGATCGCCCACATCATCGCCAATGATTTCTTTATATTTAGCAAATGGTGCTTTAACGTCCAGTGCAACGTAATCTACTAATCCTATAATATTTTCAAGCTTTTTAGGATAACATCCATTGGTATCCAGTTTGGTCTTTAAATCGTATTCCTGGCAGTATTCAAAGATATTCTTTATATCCTCACTCTGCAGGAGAGGTTCACCACCGGTAATTACCACGGCATCAATAAAATCACGGGAGTCTTCAATTTTGGTAAATAACTCTTCTAATGGGGTATCTTCTCCACTTTCCAGGTCTATAATTTCTGGATTGTGGCAGTAGGGGCATAATAAATTACATCCAGCAGTAAAAAAGACAACTGACATTTTTCCTGGAAATTCCAGAGTTGAAGTAATATGGTTTCCAATTCGCATTTTTTCTGAGTATCCTCTTTTTTTAATTTTAATTTGTTTATGGGTTAATTGTTACTTATGGGTTTGTCATCAAATGTGGGAAGTAAATCAATGCAGAGTATGAGATTAAAAAAAACCTTGATTGTAAACTGATTATAAATATATATTCATAATTAGTGTTCATAATATAAAACATTTAATAGTTGATGATGGTTGGGTTATGGCAAGAGATTTTAGCGAAGATCTGGAAAAGAAATACGCAGCAGAAGCGTTAGAAAGAAATGCTAAATCAAGAATACAATCCAATAATTACAACTGCTCAATCAAAGCAGCCAAGTTTAAATTGAAAAAGAAAACTACAATAAAAGAAGTTAGATGTAAAAAATGTGGGAGAATTTTCAAAACAAATCGTAAAACTCAATTATGTTACGATTGCGAAAGGTAAATGTGTTTTGAAAAATGTTTTTCAGAGTTAATTTTTCAGAGTTTAAATCTTTTAAAGAGTAAATGTGTTTTAAAATGGTATTATCCAAGTGATTCTTCCACTTTCTTTTTAATCACATCCACGATCCTTGGATCTGCTCCCATTGGTTCGATGTAGACAATTTCTCCATCAAATTCAATAGGTTCCTGTTCCTGGTTATAATAACCCGCATCCTTTCGTGCTTCACCTAAACCAAGCATGTATGGGATGTCTTCCTTGGTATGGAGGCCGTGGGCTAGAAAGATCGGTGCTGCAATAATCCGGTCAACCCCTTTTCCTGCCAGGGTGTTGAGTGCAGTGGGTATTGATGGTTTTTCAATGTTCATAAATCCCACTTCAACCGGGTAGGGGGATGTTTCTTTATACATTGCAGATAACTTGTAAATCACATCGTTACTCTGGGATAAGCTACTCCCATGCCCAATCAGTAAGATCCCTATCTTTTCATTGCTGTTTGATTCTGTATTCATAATTCCATCATCCAGTTTTTTCTCAGATTAAAGTTTTTTTTATAGATTATAAATCTACAGATCCCTCTTAAATCGTTGTATTAAATTCAATGAGGA encodes:
- the cfbA gene encoding sirohydrochlorin nickelochelatase translates to MNTESNSNEKIGILLIGHGSSLSQSNDVIYKLSAMYKETSPYPVEVGFMNIEKPSIPTALNTLAGKGVDRIIAAPIFLAHGLHTKEDIPYMLGLGEARKDAGYYNQEQEPIEFDGEIVYIEPMGADPRIVDVIKKKVEESLG
- a CDS encoding class I SAM-dependent methyltransferase; the encoded protein is MSNLDSYRAKKDHIRENLNKYTIKAYKSLSEIENPRILDVGCGTGVPTVELARISGGNITALDDNENSLNMLKAKIKAWELDKKVTVLNDSIFTMDVPDESFDIIWAEGSVFVMGFENSIKNWRRFLKSDGFLVIHDDSKDKDKKLELVKKHGYRLIDEFELSHQVWSDEYYKPLEQLIKTFKDKQPDDQNLINELNKDQIEIDQSFSSVMASSLIIIIQKT
- a CDS encoding anaerobic ribonucleoside-triphosphate reductase activating protein, coding for MRIGNHITSTLEFPGKMSVVFFTAGCNLLCPYCHNPEIIDLESGEDTPLEELFTKIEDSRDFIDAVVITGGEPLLQSEDIKNIFEYCQEYDLKTKLDTNGCYPKKLENIIGLVDYVALDVKAPFAKYKEIIGDDVGDLVKKSMEIAYDADCYLECRTTYVPSLMSTADMEEIAKEITCDLYTIQQFRNRVVFDEKLKDIPNTTQKELLIIANKIKPFLNKVKIKTGEFGDEIIK